The following coding sequences lie in one Microvirga sp. 17 mud 1-3 genomic window:
- a CDS encoding NAD+ synthase has product MAQNRLKIALAQLNPIVGDVAGNEEKARSARAEAARLGADIVMFTELFLAGYPAEDLVLKPAFQDVCRAALERLAHETADGGPAMLIGLPWRDNGNLYNAYALLDQGSISVRFKVDLPNYGVFDEKRIFEPGPLPGPVNFRGIRLGLPICEDIWSGDVVECLAETGAEILLVPNGSPYWRGKTEERFNIAASRVTETGLPMVYLNEIGGQDELVFDGASFVLNADCAMVCQLPAYEETVALTVWEKGEEGWACREAPLVTVEEGDEADYAACVLGLRDYVEKNRFPGVVLGLSGGIDSAICAAMAVDALGADRVHCIMLPYRYTSSESFQDAEACAKALGVRYDTVPIAPAVEGFEALLQPLFAGRERDITEENLQSRARGTILMSISNKFGPMVVTTGNKSEMSVGYATLYGDMNGGFNPIKDLYKMEVYRLSALRNRWKPKGALGPDGVVIPENILSKAPSAELRENQTDQDSLPPYPVLDDILRGLVEDELRVSEIVAKGHDLETVKKVERLLYIAEYKRRQSAPGVKVTRKNFGRDRRYPIVNRFRDQGLVAHRPDEALERAIGKPRQASVDV; this is encoded by the coding sequence ATGGCTCAGAACCGTCTCAAGATCGCCCTCGCGCAGCTCAATCCCATCGTCGGCGATGTCGCCGGCAACGAGGAGAAGGCCCGCTCCGCCCGTGCGGAAGCGGCCCGGCTCGGCGCGGATATCGTGATGTTCACCGAACTGTTCCTCGCCGGCTACCCGGCCGAGGATCTGGTTCTCAAGCCCGCCTTCCAGGATGTCTGCAGGGCCGCGCTGGAGCGCCTCGCCCACGAGACGGCCGATGGCGGGCCGGCCATGCTGATCGGGCTTCCCTGGCGGGACAACGGCAATCTCTACAACGCCTATGCGCTGCTCGACCAGGGCAGCATCAGCGTGCGCTTCAAGGTGGACCTGCCCAATTACGGCGTCTTCGACGAGAAGCGGATCTTCGAGCCGGGCCCGCTGCCTGGGCCGGTGAATTTCCGCGGCATCCGCCTCGGCCTTCCGATCTGCGAGGACATCTGGTCCGGGGACGTGGTGGAGTGCCTGGCCGAGACCGGCGCCGAGATCCTGCTTGTGCCGAACGGCTCGCCCTATTGGCGGGGCAAGACCGAGGAGCGGTTCAACATCGCGGCCTCACGGGTCACCGAGACCGGTCTGCCGATGGTTTATCTCAACGAGATCGGCGGGCAGGACGAACTCGTCTTCGACGGTGCCTCCTTCGTGCTCAACGCCGATTGCGCGATGGTCTGCCAGCTCCCGGCCTACGAGGAGACGGTCGCTCTCACGGTCTGGGAGAAGGGCGAAGAGGGTTGGGCCTGCCGGGAGGCGCCGCTCGTCACCGTGGAGGAGGGCGACGAGGCGGATTACGCCGCCTGCGTGCTGGGCCTGCGCGACTACGTGGAGAAGAACCGTTTCCCGGGCGTGGTGCTCGGGCTTTCGGGCGGCATCGACTCGGCTATCTGCGCCGCCATGGCGGTCGACGCTCTGGGGGCGGACCGCGTCCATTGCATCATGCTGCCTTACCGCTACACATCGAGCGAATCCTTCCAGGACGCGGAGGCCTGCGCGAAGGCACTCGGCGTCCGCTACGACACGGTGCCGATCGCTCCGGCTGTGGAAGGGTTCGAGGCCCTGTTGCAGCCGCTCTTCGCCGGCCGGGAGCGGGACATCACGGAGGAGAACCTCCAGAGCCGCGCCCGCGGCACCATTCTCATGTCGATCTCGAACAAGTTCGGTCCCATGGTGGTGACCACCGGCAACAAGTCCGAAATGTCGGTGGGCTATGCCACCCTCTACGGCGACATGAATGGCGGCTTCAACCCGATCAAGGACCTCTACAAGATGGAGGTCTATCGTCTCTCGGCCCTGCGCAACCGCTGGAAGCCGAAGGGGGCGCTGGGGCCGGACGGGGTCGTGATCCCCGAGAACATCCTCTCCAAGGCCCCGAGCGCGGAACTGCGCGAGAACCAGACGGACCAGGATTCGCTGCCGCCCTATCCGGTGCTCGACGACATCCTCCGCGGTCTCGTGGAAGATGAGCTACGGGTGTCAGAGATCGTCGCCAAGGGCCATGACCTGGAGACCGTGAAGAAGGTCGAGCGGCTGCTTTACATTGCGGAATACAAGCGTCGCCAATCCGCCCCCGGCGTGAAGGTGACGCGCAAGAACTTCGGCCGCGACCGCCGCTATCCCATCGTCAACCGTTTCCGGGACCAGGGCCTTGTCGCCCACCGCCCCGACGAAGCCCTGGAGCGCGCCATCGGCAAGCCGCGCCAAGCCTCCGTGGACGTGTGA
- the gltX gene encoding glutamate--tRNA ligase: MSKPIVRFAPSPTGHIHIGNTRVALLNALFARREGGTFVLRFDDTDLARSKQEYADSIETDLAWLGIPPDVVVRQSERFDLYDDAAERLKALGRLYACYETPEELEFRRKRQLARGLPPIYDRAALKLTDEDRAKLEAEGRRPHWRFRLDHATVAWDDLVRGHAHVDCGSLSDPVLVREDGTYLYTLPSVVDDIALKITHVIRGEDHVTNTAVQIQIFEALGAKAPLFAHHSLLITASGEGLSKRLGHLSVKGLREAGLEPQAVASLAVLVGSAEAVRPVADLDELARLIDFSHISRAPAKFDEHELDQLNARLIHEMSYETARPRLAALGADGGEAFWLAVRGNLGKLVDAAEWWTVVQGPIVPLITDRAFIEEARHLLPPEPWDGSTWKTWTEAVKIATGVKGKALFMPLRMALTGLDHGPELGALLPLIGPERAKARLSGDAA; encoded by the coding sequence ATGTCAAAGCCCATCGTCCGCTTCGCCCCGTCCCCGACCGGGCACATCCATATCGGCAACACCCGTGTCGCTTTGCTCAACGCGCTCTTCGCGCGCCGGGAGGGCGGCACCTTCGTGCTGAGGTTCGACGACACCGATCTTGCGCGCTCCAAGCAGGAATATGCGGATTCCATCGAGACAGACCTCGCATGGCTCGGCATTCCGCCGGACGTGGTGGTGCGCCAGTCGGAGCGGTTCGACCTCTATGACGATGCGGCAGAGCGCCTGAAGGCGCTCGGGCGCCTCTATGCCTGCTACGAGACCCCGGAGGAGCTGGAATTCCGTCGCAAGCGGCAGCTCGCCCGCGGCCTGCCGCCGATCTACGACCGCGCGGCCCTCAAGCTCACGGACGAGGACCGGGCGAAGCTCGAAGCCGAGGGGCGCCGCCCCCATTGGCGCTTCCGTCTCGACCACGCGACCGTCGCCTGGGACGATCTCGTGCGCGGCCATGCCCACGTGGATTGCGGCTCGCTCTCGGACCCGGTGCTGGTGCGTGAGGATGGGACCTATCTCTACACCCTGCCCTCGGTGGTCGACGACATCGCCCTGAAGATCACGCACGTGATCCGCGGCGAGGACCACGTCACCAATACGGCGGTACAGATCCAGATCTTCGAGGCGCTTGGCGCGAAGGCGCCGCTCTTCGCCCATCACAGCCTGCTCATTACGGCGAGCGGCGAAGGCCTGTCGAAGCGTCTCGGGCACCTCTCGGTCAAGGGTTTGCGCGAAGCCGGGCTCGAGCCGCAGGCTGTCGCGTCGCTCGCGGTCCTCGTCGGCTCCGCCGAGGCAGTCCGGCCGGTGGCCGATCTCGACGAACTCGCCCGCCTCATCGACTTCTCCCATATCTCCCGCGCCCCGGCGAAATTCGACGAGCACGAGCTCGACCAGCTCAATGCCCGCCTGATCCACGAGATGTCCTACGAAACTGCCCGCCCCCGCCTTGCGGCTCTCGGGGCCGATGGGGGCGAGGCATTCTGGCTCGCGGTTCGCGGAAACCTCGGCAAACTGGTGGACGCGGCCGAGTGGTGGACCGTGGTGCAGGGCCCCATCGTGCCCCTCATCACCGACCGGGCCTTCATCGAGGAGGCGCGCCACCTGCTGCCTCCGGAGCCCTGGGACGGAAGCACCTGGAAGACCTGGACCGAGGCCGTGAAGATCGCGACCGGCGTGAAGGGCAAGGCCCTGTTCATGCCCCTGCGCATGGCGCTCACGGGCCTCGACCACGGCCCGGAACTCGGCGCTCTGCTGCCATTGATCGGGCCGGAGCGCGCGAAGGCGCGGCTGTCGGGGGATGCGGCTTAG
- a CDS encoding cupin domain-containing protein — protein MTGTETDTYHLLGNLLRFHARSPDTGGAYCLVETLTAPGAGTPPNRHPSDDEAFYVLEGAFEFLVGDETVTAAAGDFVKVPNGAVHAFKNVGEAPGRLLIINAPGRAHDGFFREAGDPMPAGTRELPAPEGEPDIPRLLEIGRRNGLEFLLAHEPAR, from the coding sequence ATGACCGGCACCGAGACCGACACCTACCATCTCCTTGGAAATCTCCTGCGCTTCCATGCCCGCAGCCCGGATACGGGCGGCGCCTATTGCCTCGTCGAAACCCTGACGGCGCCCGGCGCAGGCACGCCGCCGAACCGGCATCCTTCCGACGATGAGGCTTTCTACGTGCTCGAAGGTGCGTTCGAATTCCTCGTCGGTGACGAGACCGTCACGGCAGCCGCCGGAGATTTCGTGAAAGTCCCGAACGGGGCCGTTCACGCATTCAAGAATGTCGGGGAGGCACCGGGGCGGCTGTTGATCATCAACGCGCCGGGCCGCGCTCATGACGGGTTCTTCCGGGAGGCCGGCGACCCGATGCCCGCCGGAACGCGGGAGCTGCCTGCACCTGAGGGCGAGCCGGACATTCCGCGCCTGCTGGAGATCGGGCGCCGGAACGGGCTGGAATTCCTGCTTGCTCATGAGCCGGCTCGTTAG
- a CDS encoding TetR family transcriptional regulator — protein MRLDIGRTNQKARTRQALLAAARLLMERNEPVSVAAAADEAKISRATAYRYFSNADVLSLEAVLDGRVATPQEIVGDAQDVRERVHRVQRYLFALTRGSEAKFRIFLARALDSWVADGGRPDRQIRAGRRLPMYEFALAPVRPRMTEEDFTRLVLSLSAVSGMESYLALKDVCRVDDATADTVAASVIDAVLDRFLPKDLGRAEVDSQVGGSEPMKT, from the coding sequence ATGCGCCTCGACATCGGACGAACCAATCAAAAGGCACGGACCCGGCAGGCTCTGCTCGCAGCGGCCCGGTTGCTGATGGAGCGCAATGAGCCCGTCAGCGTCGCGGCAGCCGCCGACGAGGCCAAAATCTCCCGCGCTACCGCCTACCGGTACTTCTCGAATGCCGATGTCCTGTCCCTGGAAGCGGTCCTCGACGGCCGGGTCGCCACGCCGCAGGAAATCGTCGGCGACGCGCAGGACGTGCGGGAACGGGTCCACCGGGTGCAGCGCTATCTGTTCGCCCTGACCAGGGGCTCCGAGGCCAAGTTCAGGATCTTCCTGGCGCGTGCTCTGGATTCCTGGGTGGCCGATGGCGGCCGTCCGGACCGCCAGATCCGGGCCGGGCGCCGGCTGCCCATGTACGAATTCGCCCTTGCGCCCGTCCGCCCCCGCATGACCGAGGAGGACTTTACCCGGCTGGTTCTTTCGCTGTCGGCTGTCTCGGGGATGGAGAGCTATCTCGCCCTCAAGGATGTGTGCCGGGTCGATGATGCGACCGCCGACACGGTCGCGGCTTCGGTCATCGACGCGGTTCTTGACCGATTCCTGCCGAAGGACCTGGGCCGGGCTGAGGTGGACAGTCAGGTGGGCGGATCGGAGCCGATGAAGACCTGA
- the cimA gene encoding citramalate synthase, which translates to MTRERVYLFDTTLRDGAQTTGVDFSLEDKRAVAGLLDRIGVDYVEGGYPGANPLDTEFFSEKRTKGAKFTAFGMTKRPGRSVANDPGVAALLDAEADAICFVTKSWDYHVHVALETTLDENLAGIRDSVAAAREKGREVIVDCEHFFDGYKANPDYALACARTAYESGARWVVLCDTNGGTLPHEVSAIVSEVAKVVPGAHLGIHAHDDCGCAVANSLAAIEAGARHIQGTLNGLGERCGNANLVTLIGALKLKNGYAARFDLGVSDEALNQLTHVSRQVDEILNRQPNRHAPFVGASAFATKAGIHASAVLKDPRTYEHVEPESIGNMRKVLVSDQGGQSNILAELKRLGFTFEKGDPRVSRILDEVKRKESEGFAFEGADASFYVLVKRMLGEVPAFFQVERFSVNVERRFNAVGEMVTASEAIVKVRVGDEVLISAAEGNGPVNALDVALRKDLGKYRDLIQDLELIDYKVRIYQGGSDAVTRVLIEFSDGEGDSWSTIGVSANIIDASFQALTDSMVYKLLKSGAGL; encoded by the coding sequence ATGACCCGCGAACGCGTCTATCTCTTCGACACGACTCTGCGCGACGGCGCGCAGACCACGGGTGTCGACTTCTCGCTGGAGGACAAGCGCGCGGTGGCGGGCCTCCTCGACCGGATCGGCGTCGACTATGTGGAGGGCGGCTATCCGGGCGCGAACCCCCTCGACACGGAGTTCTTCTCCGAGAAGCGCACCAAGGGCGCGAAGTTCACGGCCTTCGGCATGACGAAGCGGCCTGGCCGCTCAGTCGCCAACGATCCCGGCGTCGCGGCGCTGCTCGATGCTGAGGCCGATGCGATCTGCTTCGTCACCAAGTCCTGGGACTATCACGTCCATGTGGCGCTGGAGACGACCCTCGACGAGAACCTCGCGGGAATCCGCGACAGCGTCGCGGCTGCGCGCGAGAAGGGCCGTGAGGTGATCGTCGATTGCGAGCACTTCTTCGACGGTTACAAGGCCAATCCGGATTACGCGCTCGCCTGCGCCAGGACGGCTTACGAGTCCGGGGCCCGCTGGGTCGTGCTCTGCGACACCAATGGCGGCACGCTGCCCCACGAGGTGAGCGCCATCGTGTCGGAGGTCGCCAAGGTCGTGCCGGGCGCCCATCTCGGCATCCACGCCCATGACGATTGCGGTTGCGCGGTCGCCAATTCGCTTGCTGCCATCGAGGCGGGCGCGCGCCATATCCAGGGCACCCTTAATGGCCTCGGCGAGCGCTGCGGCAACGCCAATCTGGTGACGCTCATTGGCGCTTTGAAGCTCAAGAATGGCTATGCGGCCCGGTTCGACCTCGGCGTGTCGGACGAGGCCCTGAACCAACTTACCCATGTGTCGCGCCAGGTGGACGAGATCCTCAACCGCCAGCCGAACCGCCATGCGCCTTTCGTGGGCGCCAGCGCCTTCGCGACCAAGGCCGGCATCCATGCTTCGGCGGTGCTGAAGGATCCACGCACCTATGAGCATGTGGAGCCGGAGAGCATCGGCAACATGCGCAAGGTCCTGGTCTCGGACCAAGGCGGCCAGTCCAACATCCTGGCGGAACTCAAGCGCCTCGGATTCACGTTCGAGAAGGGCGATCCGCGCGTGTCGCGCATTCTCGACGAGGTCAAGCGCAAGGAGTCGGAGGGCTTCGCGTTCGAGGGGGCGGACGCCTCCTTCTACGTGCTGGTCAAGCGGATGCTCGGCGAGGTTCCGGCCTTCTTCCAGGTGGAGCGCTTCTCGGTGAACGTGGAGCGCCGCTTCAACGCGGTCGGCGAGATGGTCACGGCGTCGGAAGCCATCGTGAAGGTGCGGGTCGGCGACGAGGTGTTGATCTCGGCCGCCGAGGGCAACGGTCCGGTCAACGCCCTCGACGTGGCCCTGCGCAAGGATCTCGGCAAATACCGGGACCTGATCCAGGACCTGGAACTCATCGACTATAAGGTGCGCATTTACCAGGGCGGCTCGGACGCCGTGACCCGCGTGCTCATCGAGTTCTCGGACGGCGAGGGCGACAGCTGGTCCACCATCGGCGTCTCGGCGAACATCATCGACGCCTCCTTCCAGGCGCTGACGGATTCGATGGTCTACAAGCTGTTGAAGAGCGGCGCGGGGCTTTAG
- the cysS gene encoding cysteine--tRNA ligase: MAAKLRFYNTLTRSKDDFVPIDPKNVRLYVCGPTVYDYAHIGNARPIIVFDLLFRLLRHVYGAGAVTYVRNITDVDDKINARAVRDYPDLPHNEAIRLVTQKTEAQFHADIRALGVLMPDDVNEPGEPPRFVEPRATEHIDEMRMIIERLIARGAAYVAEEHVLFSVAAMQKLPNVPQYGAFSKRSLDELLSGARVDVAPYKRDPMDFVLWKPSGSQDPAWPSPAGIATPGRPGWHIECSAMAWQHLIKAFETRLSCDDPAERETFDIHGGGIDLVFPHHENEIAQSCCAFDMPRMANVWMHNGFLQVESEKMSKSLGNFLTIHDLLKDWPGEVLRFNMLRTHYRQPIDWTVRGLEESEKTLDRWYGIAQGEGASFSPAVAEALADDLNTPRMIAELHALDGQGAHEELGANLRAMGFLSDTLGAWKARRQASLAVDPAAVEALIAARKEARAAKNWAESDRIRDELAALNVVVKDNKDGTTTWEVAR, from the coding sequence ATGGCGGCGAAGCTTCGCTTCTACAACACGCTGACCCGGTCGAAGGACGATTTCGTCCCCATCGACCCGAAGAACGTGCGCCTCTACGTGTGCGGCCCCACCGTCTACGACTATGCCCATATCGGCAATGCGCGCCCCATCATCGTCTTCGACCTTCTGTTCCGCCTCCTGAGGCATGTCTACGGCGCGGGGGCGGTGACGTATGTGCGCAACATCACGGATGTGGACGACAAGATCAACGCGCGCGCCGTGCGGGACTATCCGGACCTGCCCCATAACGAGGCGATCCGCCTTGTCACGCAGAAGACCGAGGCGCAGTTCCATGCCGATATCCGGGCTCTCGGCGTGCTGATGCCCGATGACGTGAACGAGCCCGGTGAGCCACCCCGTTTCGTCGAGCCCCGGGCTACCGAGCATATCGACGAGATGCGCATGATCATCGAGCGGCTGATCGCGCGCGGTGCCGCCTATGTGGCCGAGGAGCACGTGCTCTTCAGCGTGGCCGCGATGCAGAAGCTCCCGAACGTGCCGCAATACGGCGCCTTCTCCAAGCGCTCCCTCGACGAGCTTCTTTCGGGCGCGCGGGTGGACGTGGCGCCCTACAAGCGCGACCCCATGGATTTCGTCCTGTGGAAGCCTTCCGGGTCGCAGGATCCCGCCTGGCCTTCGCCCGCCGGCATCGCGACGCCCGGCCGTCCGGGCTGGCACATCGAGTGCTCGGCCATGGCGTGGCAGCACCTGATCAAGGCGTTCGAGACCCGTCTGTCTTGCGACGATCCGGCGGAGCGCGAAACCTTCGATATCCATGGCGGCGGCATCGATCTCGTCTTCCCGCACCACGAGAACGAAATCGCGCAATCGTGCTGCGCCTTCGACATGCCGCGCATGGCGAATGTGTGGATGCACAACGGCTTCCTGCAGGTGGAAAGCGAGAAGATGTCGAAGTCCCTCGGCAACTTCCTCACGATCCACGACCTGTTGAAGGACTGGCCCGGCGAGGTGCTGCGCTTCAACATGCTGCGCACCCATTACCGCCAGCCCATCGACTGGACGGTGCGGGGCCTGGAGGAGAGCGAGAAAACGCTCGACCGCTGGTATGGCATCGCCCAGGGGGAGGGCGCGTCCTTCTCGCCCGCGGTGGCGGAGGCCCTGGCCGACGACCTCAACACGCCGCGCATGATCGCGGAGCTGCATGCCCTCGACGGACAGGGGGCGCACGAGGAGCTTGGAGCGAACCTTCGCGCCATGGGCTTCCTGTCGGACACACTGGGAGCCTGGAAGGCTCGCCGACAGGCCTCGCTCGCGGTCGATCCCGCGGCCGTCGAGGCACTGATCGCCGCCCGCAAGGAGGCCCGCGCCGCCAAGAACTGGGCCGAGTCCGACCGCATCCGCGACGAGCTCGCCGCCCTCAACGTCGTCGTGAAGGACAACAAGGACGGCACCACCACCTGGGAGGTCGCACGCTGA
- a CDS encoding GNAT family N-acetyltransferase, producing MGQSLPKPALRPFLPGDLPRLVDIYQASVMELAEEDYSEAQREAWAALADDENFGKRLAEGLTLLATLGGSPVGFACLKNNEHVDFLYVHPAVAGQGVAAMLYDAVEKLAQARGATRLTVDASDTARTFFERRGFTSQRRNTIPLGDEWVANTTMEKHLAPSEARTPSS from the coding sequence ATGGGACAGTCTCTGCCGAAACCGGCCCTGCGGCCTTTCCTGCCCGGCGACCTTCCGAGGCTCGTCGACATCTATCAGGCAAGCGTCATGGAGCTTGCGGAGGAGGATTACAGCGAAGCGCAGCGTGAGGCCTGGGCGGCGCTTGCCGACGACGAGAATTTTGGCAAACGCCTCGCGGAGGGCCTGACCCTGCTCGCCACCCTGGGCGGCTCGCCAGTCGGCTTCGCGTGCCTCAAGAACAACGAGCATGTGGACTTTCTCTATGTCCATCCTGCCGTAGCCGGGCAGGGCGTCGCGGCCATGCTCTACGATGCTGTCGAGAAGCTGGCCCAGGCCCGCGGGGCGACGCGCCTCACGGTCGATGCAAGCGACACGGCGCGGACGTTCTTCGAGCGTCGCGGCTTCACGTCCCAGCGCCGGAACACCATCCCGCTCGGCGACGAATGGGTCGCCAATACCACCATGGAAAAGCACCTCGCCCCATCCGAGGCCCGGACCCCTTCGTCATGA
- a CDS encoding class II 3-deoxy-7-phosphoheptulonate synthase, with the protein MNERWTPESWRNKPIQQVPAYPDLEALGNVEQQLAGFPPLVFAGEARKLKKALGKVAKGEAFLLQGGDCAESFAEHNADNIRDFFRLFLQMAVVLTFAGSSPVVKVGRSAGQFAKPRSSDTETVGGVELPSYRGDIINDIAFTPESRIPDPRRQLMAYRQSAATLNLIRAFATGGYANLENAHRWMLGFVKDSPQSSRYRELAERITESLDFMRAIGVNPETHPEMRSTDFYTSHEALLLGYEQALTRVDSTTGDWYATSGHMVWIGDRTRQVDHAHVEYMRGIKNPIGLKCGPSLKPDDLLRLIEKLNPEDEAGRLTLICRFGADKVFEHLPALVRAVKQEGRTVVWSCDPMHGNTVKAASGYKTRPFERIMSEVRDFFAVHQAEGTYAGGIHLEMTGKNVTECTGGARALTDADLMDRYHTYCDPRLNAEQALEIAFLTSELVKQERQGRERPDAVAAE; encoded by the coding sequence ATGAACGAGCGGTGGACGCCCGAAAGCTGGAGAAACAAGCCAATCCAGCAGGTCCCGGCCTATCCGGACCTCGAGGCGCTTGGAAACGTCGAGCAGCAGCTCGCCGGGTTTCCGCCGCTGGTTTTTGCAGGCGAGGCCAGAAAGCTGAAGAAGGCCCTCGGTAAGGTTGCCAAGGGTGAGGCGTTCCTCCTCCAGGGGGGCGATTGTGCCGAGAGCTTCGCCGAGCACAACGCCGACAATATTCGCGACTTCTTCCGCCTGTTCCTGCAGATGGCCGTGGTGCTGACCTTCGCGGGCAGCTCGCCGGTCGTGAAGGTGGGCCGTTCGGCCGGCCAGTTCGCCAAGCCGCGCTCTTCCGATACGGAAACGGTCGGCGGCGTGGAACTGCCGAGCTACCGGGGCGACATCATCAACGATATCGCGTTCACGCCAGAATCGCGCATTCCCGATCCGCGCCGGCAGCTCATGGCCTATCGCCAGTCGGCCGCGACCCTCAATCTGATCCGGGCTTTCGCGACCGGCGGCTACGCCAATCTCGAGAACGCCCATCGCTGGATGCTGGGCTTCGTAAAGGATTCCCCGCAATCCTCGCGCTATCGCGAGCTGGCCGAGCGGATCACCGAGAGCCTCGACTTCATGCGGGCCATCGGCGTGAACCCGGAGACGCATCCCGAGATGCGCTCGACGGATTTCTACACCAGCCACGAGGCCCTGCTCCTAGGCTACGAGCAGGCCCTGACCCGGGTCGATTCCACCACCGGCGACTGGTACGCCACCTCCGGCCACATGGTCTGGATCGGCGACCGGACCCGTCAGGTGGACCATGCCCACGTGGAATACATGCGGGGCATCAAGAACCCGATCGGCCTCAAATGCGGCCCGTCCCTGAAGCCGGACGATCTCCTGAGGCTCATCGAGAAGCTGAATCCTGAGGACGAAGCTGGCCGTCTGACCCTGATCTGCCGCTTTGGTGCCGACAAGGTGTTCGAGCATCTGCCGGCGCTCGTGCGGGCCGTGAAGCAGGAAGGCCGCACGGTGGTATGGTCCTGCGATCCGATGCACGGCAACACCGTGAAGGCGGCCTCCGGCTACAAGACCCGGCCGTTCGAGCGAATCATGAGCGAGGTGCGCGACTTCTTTGCCGTCCACCAGGCCGAGGGCACCTATGCGGGCGGCATCCACCTGGAAATGACCGGCAAGAACGTGACGGAGTGCACGGGCGGCGCCCGGGCGCTGACCGACGCGGATCTGATGGATCGCTACCACACCTATTGCGACCCGCGCCTCAACGCGGAGCAGGCTCTGGAGATCGCCTTCCTGACCTCGGAGCTGGTCAAGCAGGAGCGTCAGGGTCGTGAGCGGCCCGACGCGGTAGCCGCCGAGTAG